One region of Armatimonadota bacterium genomic DNA includes:
- a CDS encoding sulfatase-like hydrolase/transferase: MNPITRREFMSRGAAAAGVLAAGLSLGDDASCAGERPNILFILTDDQRYDSMGFMGHPSWLKTPNLDRIAREGAHVRNAFVTTALCSPSRACFMTGCYAHKHGVVTNEGMDPDPSCPTFAQVLQKAGYETAYVGKWHQAPTSDPRPGFDYWLSSKAQGVYEDPKLNENGHELQAKGYVTDILTDYAVKFLERKRDKPFCMVLAHKAVHEPFTPAERHKDAFADTSIPEPASFKDDFADKPAWMRRAFTYGMQRRQWANSEGEPIPDKLARKNWDGKRMLDYYRAILAVDDSVGRVLATLEKAGQLDNTVIVFAGDNGYFIGEHGLGDKRLMYEESIRIPMLVRYPKLVKAGSKVAGTVLNIDLAPTLLELAGVKVPESMQGRSMVPVLKGKPGHDSFLYEYFREGWAAGLPLMLGVRTDQWKYICYPDMNDIDELYDLKKDAIEMHNLAQDPMRAARVRKMKDELARLKAATGYPEGVQLGSPPVVREKVERVKGKVLSYDFSKGDAKDLSGQGNDGTIHGGKFVEDGGKKVLRLEKGDFIDVPSSPTLDSGLINWYVSVKAKPESPNGVLFVQGGESNGYALYLKDSHLILAIRREGKLSEFKSIYPVGINEWSRFTVNILDKYAVIGVDAKPVSTFDEGEVGWLTANPVEGLQIGRDNGSLVGSYKEPTPFVGLIERVDVYAGKMTAE, encoded by the coding sequence ATGAATCCGATCACACGTCGTGAGTTCATGAGTCGGGGGGCGGCCGCTGCCGGAGTCCTGGCAGCCGGTCTATCCCTGGGTGACGACGCATCCTGCGCAGGAGAGCGGCCGAACATCCTGTTCATCCTGACCGACGACCAGCGCTACGACTCGATGGGATTCATGGGACACCCGTCGTGGCTCAAGACCCCGAACCTCGACCGAATCGCCCGCGAGGGAGCACACGTCCGAAACGCCTTCGTCACGACCGCGCTCTGCTCACCGAGCCGGGCCTGCTTCATGACCGGCTGCTATGCCCACAAGCACGGCGTTGTCACGAATGAGGGCATGGACCCCGATCCCTCGTGCCCGACCTTCGCCCAGGTCCTGCAGAAGGCCGGATACGAGACGGCGTACGTCGGCAAGTGGCATCAGGCTCCGACATCGGACCCCCGCCCGGGATTCGACTACTGGCTCAGCTCCAAGGCACAGGGCGTCTATGAAGACCCCAAGCTGAACGAGAACGGCCACGAGCTCCAGGCCAAGGGGTATGTGACGGACATCCTCACCGACTACGCGGTCAAGTTCCTGGAGAGGAAGCGAGACAAGCCGTTCTGCATGGTGCTTGCCCACAAGGCGGTCCACGAGCCCTTCACCCCCGCCGAGCGGCACAAAGATGCCTTCGCCGACACCTCCATCCCCGAGCCTGCCAGCTTCAAGGATGACTTCGCCGACAAACCCGCGTGGATGCGTCGTGCCTTCACCTACGGCATGCAGCGCAGGCAGTGGGCCAACAGCGAGGGCGAGCCCATCCCCGACAAGCTCGCTCGCAAGAACTGGGACGGCAAGCGGATGCTGGACTACTACCGCGCCATCCTCGCCGTTGACGACAGCGTCGGCAGGGTGCTGGCCACCCTGGAGAAGGCCGGCCAGCTCGACAACACGGTCATCGTCTTCGCCGGCGACAATGGGTACTTCATCGGCGAGCATGGACTCGGCGACAAGCGGCTGATGTACGAAGAGTCCATCCGCATCCCGATGCTCGTGCGCTACCCGAAGCTCGTGAAGGCCGGGAGCAAGGTCGCCGGCACGGTGCTGAACATCGACCTCGCGCCGACCCTCCTCGAACTCGCGGGCGTGAAGGTCCCCGAGAGCATGCAGGGCCGCTCGATGGTCCCCGTCCTGAAGGGGAAGCCGGGCCACGACTCGTTCCTCTACGAGTACTTCCGCGAGGGCTGGGCGGCCGGACTTCCGCTCATGCTCGGGGTCCGCACCGACCAGTGGAAGTACATCTGCTATCCCGATATGAACGACATTGACGAGCTCTACGACCTGAAGAAGGATGCCATCGAGATGCATAACCTCGCTCAGGATCCTATGCGCGCCGCCAGGGTCAGGAAGATGAAGGACGAGTTGGCTCGTCTCAAGGCGGCCACCGGCTACCCTGAGGGCGTCCAGCTCGGATCGCCTCCGGTCGTCAGGGAGAAGGTCGAGCGCGTGAAGGGCAAGGTGCTGAGCTACGACTTCAGCAAGGGCGATGCGAAGGACCTCTCCGGCCAGGGGAACGATGGCACCATCCACGGCGGCAAGTTCGTGGAGGACGGCGGCAAGAAGGTCCTGCGGCTGGAGAAGGGCGACTTCATCGACGTCCCGTCCTCGCCCACGCTCGATTCGGGGCTGATCAACTGGTACGTCTCGGTCAAGGCAAAGCCCGAGTCGCCGAACGGCGTCCTATTCGTCCAAGGCGGAGAGAGCAACGGGTACGCGCTCTACCTCAAGGACAGCCACCTCATCCTGGCGATCCGCAGAGAGGGCAAGCTGTCTGAGTTCAAGTCGATCTATCCTGTCGGCATCAATGAATGGTCGCGCTTCACCGTCAACATCCTGGACAAGTACGCCGTTATCGGCGTCGATGCGAAGCCTGTCTCGACGTTCGACGAGGGCGAAGTCGGCTGGCTCACGGCGAATCCCGTCGAGGGTCTGCAGATCGGGAGGGACAACGGCTCGCTCGTAGGCAGCTACAAGGAGCCCACGCCGTTCGTCGGCCTGATCGAACGCGTCGACGTCTACGCCGGCAAGATGACCGCGGAGTAG
- a CDS encoding carboxypeptidase regulatory-like domain-containing protein, whose protein sequence is MISNIRRYKGMKPSDLPSAPKPISIDNDFSDWADVAPEFLDTTRDTLARNSAGWGSAGTYTNTTGRNDIARLKMTYDADNVYFYAETVSDLTSIADANWMLLFIDSDRNAATGWQGYDYLVNYPVTSATSTTLKRKTGGWNWADAGTIPCRESGNKLELAVPRSSVGQVGTPDVTLDFHWADNIQKTDDIVEFAVSGDSAPNRRANYHYGKVAPCPTWEFDTDGPPPTGTSSHSITGLTVAGGCLTGTISGADPYISLPRSPNIDTAVGRYIHLRMKVSAGSAGEFRWRKVTLPGGTLSFPIAGDGCFHDYIIDMSASPEWTGYANPIRIDPCEVSSGSFEIDFIRVMRVVDLGTITGTVVDAGGVGIAGATLSTHVGGHSTTTGPDGSFSLPNLVSGAYNVTASKFGYAGQVIGNICIAAGRISVVSAVLDRIPDAGWAASASRLADGAAVALYDKALYLRQGSIGYVEEPDRSSGLRIQGVIEMPAPTLVSLVGSLGTAPGGERYIQLSEIVPGGSVSMRPLGVNSRDLRSRLLDGLYVRAWGIVKPGSVTDSSYIIADDPDDAWIRVITQGAPTVAENQFVIVTGAAGYDDGRLLIAE, encoded by the coding sequence ATGATCTCCAACATCCGCCGCTACAAGGGCATGAAGCCATCGGACCTGCCGAGCGCGCCGAAACCGATCTCCATCGACAACGACTTCTCCGACTGGGCAGATGTCGCGCCGGAGTTCCTGGACACTACGCGGGACACGCTGGCCCGAAACAGCGCCGGATGGGGCAGCGCGGGCACCTACACCAATACCACCGGGCGAAACGACATCGCCAGGCTGAAGATGACGTACGACGCCGACAACGTCTACTTCTACGCCGAGACGGTCAGCGACCTTACGAGCATCGCGGACGCCAACTGGATGCTGCTCTTCATCGATTCCGATCGCAACGCCGCGACCGGCTGGCAGGGCTACGACTATCTGGTCAACTACCCGGTCACCTCGGCGACCTCCACCACGCTTAAGCGGAAAACCGGCGGCTGGAACTGGGCCGACGCGGGCACCATCCCGTGCCGGGAGTCCGGCAACAAGCTCGAGCTCGCGGTCCCTCGCTCGTCGGTCGGGCAGGTCGGCACGCCGGACGTCACCCTCGACTTCCACTGGGCGGACAACATCCAGAAGACGGATGACATCGTTGAGTTCGCGGTGAGCGGCGACAGCGCGCCGAACCGCCGCGCCAACTACCACTACGGCAAGGTTGCCCCCTGTCCGACGTGGGAATTCGACACCGACGGCCCGCCCCCGACCGGGACCAGTTCGCACAGCATCACCGGCCTGACGGTCGCCGGAGGATGCCTGACGGGGACCATCAGCGGGGCCGACCCGTATATCAGCCTGCCGCGATCACCGAACATCGATACCGCCGTCGGCCGCTACATCCACCTTCGCATGAAGGTCAGCGCCGGGAGCGCGGGCGAGTTCCGATGGAGGAAGGTAACCCTGCCCGGCGGGACGCTCTCCTTCCCGATAGCCGGTGACGGCTGCTTCCACGACTACATCATTGACATGTCCGCGAGCCCTGAGTGGACCGGTTACGCCAACCCGATCCGGATAGATCCGTGCGAGGTCTCGTCGGGCAGTTTCGAGATCGACTTCATCCGCGTCATGCGGGTGGTGGACCTCGGGACGATCACGGGAACGGTGGTCGATGCGGGCGGTGTCGGCATCGCCGGGGCGACTCTCTCCACGCACGTCGGCGGGCATTCGACGACGACCGGTCCGGACGGATCGTTCAGCCTGCCCAATCTCGTCTCGGGAGCCTACAACGTGACAGCGTCGAAATTCGGCTACGCCGGCCAGGTCATCGGCAACATCTGCATTGCGGCGGGCCGGATATCGGTGGTAAGCGCCGTTCTCGACCGGATTCCCGATGCCGGCTGGGCGGCAAGCGCGAGTCGGCTCGCGGACGGAGCGGCCGTCGCCCTATACGACAAGGCGCTCTACCTCAGGCAGGGGAGCATCGGTTATGTCGAGGAGCCGGACCGGTCGAGCGGCCTGCGCATACAGGGAGTAATCGAGATGCCCGCGCCGACCCTCGTGTCGCTCGTCGGGTCGCTAGGCACCGCGCCGGGAGGGGAGAGGTACATCCAACTCAGCGAGATCGTCCCGGGCGGGTCGGTCTCGATGCGTCCATTGGGCGTCAACAGCCGCGATCTGCGGAGCCGGTTGCTCGACGGCCTCTACGTGAGGGCCTGGGGTATCGTGAAGCCCGGCTCGGTGACCGACAGCTCATACATCATCGCCGACGATCCGGATGATGCCTGGATCAGAGTCATCACGCAGGGCGCGCCGACCGTCGCCGAGAACCAGTTCGTCATCGTGACCGGCGCGGCCGGATATGATGACGGCCGCCTGCTGATCGCCGAGTAG
- a CDS encoding DUF2817 domain-containing protein: MNPSAGDQPIHTSVEGRPIEVLSFGEGERTILLMAGVHGDEQNGVAMVARLIDQLRSLDPAASRERIVVMPLANPDGFTSGTRRNARGVDINRNFPTKDFVGTEDAPGGVEPASEPETRAILDVMERFEPSLIITLHEPLACVNYNGSLAAPIAERMSECCGLEAKGDIGYPCPGSMGTYYGWERELPVITLELPPEGDFEAIERAVLAELGIG; the protein is encoded by the coding sequence ATGAACCCCAGTGCCGGTGATCAACCCATCCATACATCTGTCGAGGGACGGCCGATCGAGGTGCTCTCGTTCGGCGAGGGCGAGCGCACGATCCTGCTGATGGCGGGAGTCCACGGCGACGAGCAGAATGGCGTAGCGATGGTTGCGCGGCTGATCGATCAGCTCAGGAGCCTCGATCCCGCAGCCTCGAGAGAGCGAATCGTGGTGATGCCGCTCGCCAACCCGGATGGATTCACCTCCGGGACGCGCAGGAACGCCAGGGGCGTGGACATCAACCGCAACTTCCCGACGAAGGACTTCGTCGGGACCGAGGACGCGCCCGGAGGAGTCGAGCCTGCGTCCGAACCTGAGACTCGCGCGATCCTCGATGTTATGGAGCGCTTCGAGCCCAGCCTCATCATCACGCTCCATGAGCCGCTGGCCTGCGTAAACTACAACGGCTCGCTCGCGGCCCCGATCGCCGAGCGGATGTCCGAGTGCTGCGGACTCGAGGCGAAGGGCGATATCGGCTACCCCTGCCCCGGCTCGATGGGCACCTACTACGGGTGGGAGCGCGAACTCCCCGTGATCACACTGGAGCTTCCACCCGAAGGGGACTTCGAAGCGATCGAACGAGCCGTCCTGGCCGAGTTGGGCATCGGCTGA
- a CDS encoding metallophosphoesterase family protein, whose amino-acid sequence MNTAVPPFFLLLSLLFVFIQTASAAKPELRFGADGTFKIVTFSDIQDDESLDPRSTALMERVLDAEKPDMVVIIGDCIAGYAIDTVDQVKQAIASISVPMEKRRIPWAIVFGNHDMEHQGRTKMDKSAVIEFYSSFPCNLNVRGPEKIHGVGNDHLLVKNSAGTAPALALWLIDSGMYAPAKIGGYDWIHATQVNWYCRTSTQLQAKYGLKIPGLMFFHIPIQEFRDLAQSGKYKGDRFEPEGCSKIHSSLFASVLARGDVKGIFCGHEHISNYVGEWHGVTLGYDASVTYSDYNLPDNDPAVNRTRGGRVLLIKESDPGHFATWMRFTDNTTNQ is encoded by the coding sequence TTGAACACCGCAGTCCCACCTTTTTTCCTTCTTCTCTCGCTTCTCTTCGTGTTCATTCAGACGGCTTCGGCTGCGAAGCCCGAGCTTAGGTTCGGCGCAGACGGCACGTTCAAGATCGTGACATTCTCCGACATCCAGGATGACGAGAGCCTCGACCCGCGGTCCACCGCGCTGATGGAGCGCGTCCTCGATGCCGAGAAGCCCGACATGGTAGTGATCATCGGTGACTGTATTGCCGGCTACGCGATCGACACCGTCGACCAGGTGAAGCAGGCGATCGCGAGCATCTCCGTCCCGATGGAGAAGCGCAGAATCCCCTGGGCGATCGTCTTCGGCAATCACGACATGGAGCACCAGGGCAGGACGAAGATGGACAAGTCGGCGGTGATCGAGTTCTACTCCAGCTTCCCATGCAACCTGAATGTCCGCGGACCGGAGAAGATTCATGGGGTGGGGAATGACCACCTCCTCGTGAAGAACAGCGCCGGGACTGCGCCCGCTCTTGCGCTCTGGCTGATTGACTCCGGCATGTACGCGCCGGCGAAGATCGGCGGCTACGACTGGATTCATGCCACGCAGGTCAACTGGTATTGCCGGACCTCCACGCAGCTGCAGGCGAAGTACGGGCTCAAGATTCCCGGACTCATGTTCTTCCACATACCGATCCAGGAGTTTCGGGACCTGGCTCAGTCCGGCAAGTACAAGGGCGACCGCTTTGAGCCGGAGGGCTGCTCGAAGATTCACAGCTCACTGTTCGCTTCGGTGCTGGCAAGAGGCGACGTGAAGGGGATATTCTGCGGCCACGAGCACATCAGCAATTACGTCGGCGAATGGCATGGCGTGACGCTGGGCTACGATGCTTCGGTCACGTACTCGGACTACAACCTGCCCGACAACGATCCGGCCGTCAATCGCACTCGCGGAGGCCGGGTACTTCTGATCAAGGAATCCGATCCCGGTCACTTTGCTACTTGGATGCGCTTCACCGACAACACGACGAACCAGTGA